A genomic segment from Halomarina ordinaria encodes:
- a CDS encoding MFS transporter — MDTDHQSAAATLVLFTLWLVVFSFASQVMIIAPILPRIAEGLDTSVELLGTLITAYALAVGAFALAVGPVSDRFGRRRVLLAGSALMAVALALHGLVGSFAELFVARALAGCAGGVLNGAAIAYVGDYFPRERRGWAAGWVLSGVAAGQIAGIPLGVVLADAFGFRAPFLAFAVVMVVASGLVWRVLPEPTVERAPRGLSFRGAVDGYLGLLREPGVAAAALLFGLLFFSFPLYFAFLPLLLEARFEATGAAVALLFFVGGVANVVAGPEAGRLSDRLGRKPVVVAASAAVGGLMALTPVALVALWPVYVVFFVTMALVASRSSPFQALVTELVGDDRRGSLMSLTAATGQVGFALGGALSGPVFAGAGYGASAALAGASALAFAVVAHRYLPEPFDPKPVVERTVTRCADAFCGPLDEGGHGVGEAATDHPARR, encoded by the coding sequence ATGGACACGGACCACCAGTCGGCCGCGGCGACGCTCGTCCTGTTCACGCTGTGGCTCGTCGTCTTCTCGTTCGCCAGCCAGGTGATGATCATCGCCCCCATCCTCCCGCGCATCGCCGAGGGACTCGACACGAGCGTCGAACTACTCGGGACGCTCATCACGGCCTACGCCCTCGCGGTCGGCGCGTTCGCGCTCGCCGTCGGCCCCGTCTCCGACCGCTTCGGTCGCCGCCGCGTCCTGCTGGCCGGGAGCGCGCTGATGGCCGTCGCGCTCGCGCTCCACGGTCTCGTCGGCTCGTTCGCCGAACTCTTCGTGGCGCGGGCGCTCGCGGGGTGCGCCGGCGGGGTGCTCAACGGGGCCGCCATCGCCTACGTCGGCGATTACTTCCCCCGCGAGCGGCGCGGGTGGGCCGCCGGGTGGGTGCTGAGCGGCGTCGCCGCCGGGCAGATCGCCGGCATCCCGCTCGGCGTCGTCCTCGCCGACGCCTTCGGCTTTCGCGCCCCCTTCCTCGCGTTCGCGGTCGTGATGGTCGTCGCGTCCGGCCTCGTCTGGCGGGTCCTCCCCGAACCGACCGTCGAACGCGCCCCCCGGGGACTGTCGTTCCGCGGGGCCGTCGACGGCTACCTCGGCCTGCTGCGGGAACCGGGAGTCGCGGCGGCCGCGCTGCTGTTCGGCCTGCTCTTCTTCAGTTTCCCCCTCTACTTCGCGTTCCTCCCGCTCCTGCTGGAGGCGCGGTTCGAGGCGACGGGCGCGGCCGTCGCGCTGCTGTTCTTCGTCGGCGGGGTGGCGAACGTCGTCGCCGGCCCGGAGGCCGGTCGGCTCTCGGACCGCCTCGGCCGGAAACCGGTCGTCGTCGCGGCGTCGGCGGCCGTCGGCGGACTGATGGCCCTCACGCCGGTCGCGCTGGTCGCACTCTGGCCCGTCTACGTCGTCTTCTTCGTCACGATGGCGCTGGTCGCCTCGCGGAGCAGTCCCTTCCAGGCGCTCGTGACCGAACTGGTCGGCGACGACCGGCGCGGGTCGCTGATGAGCCTCACGGCCGCCACCGGACAGGTGGGGTTCGCCCTCGGCGGCGCGCTCTCGGGCCCCGTCTTCGCCGGCGCAGGCTACGGCGCGAGCGCCGCGCTGGCGGGGGCGAGCGCCCTCGCGTTCGCAGTCGTCGCCCACCGCTACCTGCCGGAGCCGTTCGACCCGAAACCGGTCGTCGAGCGCACCGTGACGCGCTGTGCCGACGCGTTCTGTGGGCCACTGGACGAAGGGGGACACGGCGTCGGCGAGGCGGCGACCGACCACCCCGCCCGACGGTAG
- a CDS encoding HalOD1 output domain-containing protein gives MRRSRRVADASLATIVVELVGELMDADPVTLDPPLNEVIDADALDQLLRSERADPHVEFTYQGFTVSVTPDRTVTVSDGRAGGTPFEAAPSD, from the coding sequence ATGCGCCGTTCTCGACGTGTCGCCGACGCGTCGCTCGCGACCATCGTCGTCGAGCTCGTCGGCGAACTGATGGACGCAGACCCGGTGACGCTCGACCCGCCGCTGAACGAGGTCATCGACGCCGACGCACTCGACCAGTTGCTTCGCTCGGAGCGCGCCGACCCGCACGTCGAGTTCACCTACCAGGGGTTCACCGTCTCGGTCACCCCCGACCGGACCGTCACCGTCTCCGACGGCCGAGCCGGCGGTACCCCCTTCGAGGCCGCACCGTCGGACTGA
- a CDS encoding universal stress protein — protein MYRRILIPTDGSDEAARGVDYGLTLAEEHGAAVDVLFVVDERVYGETPALGSFELALEEIEEQGHALVDAVGEEAAARDLTATCRCVRGVPHRAILDYADANDVDLVVMGKRGASGVEPPHLGSVTDRVLRLSERPVLPV, from the coding sequence ATGTACCGACGGATACTCATTCCGACCGACGGGAGCGACGAGGCGGCCCGCGGCGTCGACTACGGCCTGACGCTCGCCGAGGAACACGGCGCGGCCGTCGACGTCCTGTTCGTCGTCGACGAACGGGTCTACGGCGAGACCCCCGCGCTGGGGAGTTTCGAACTCGCGCTGGAGGAGATAGAGGAACAGGGGCACGCGCTCGTCGACGCGGTCGGCGAGGAGGCGGCCGCGCGCGACCTGACGGCGACGTGTCGCTGCGTCCGGGGGGTGCCCCACCGGGCCATCCTCGACTACGCCGACGCGAACGACGTGGACCTCGTCGTGATGGGCAAGCGCGGGGCGTCGGGGGTCGAACCGCCCCACCTCGGGAGCGTCACCGACCGCGTCCTGCGCCTGTCCGAGCGGCCGGTCCTGCCGGTCTGA
- a CDS encoding universal stress protein: MYETILVPTDGSAGAGAATDLAVDLARQYDAAVRALFVVDTTALPADAAAAYVDDALEEIGEEATAAVRDRAEAAGVTVAATDIGYGAPHRQILEYAEDNGVDLIVIGTHGRRGIDRLLMGSVAEKVVRLSPVPVLTTRAAEEQAE; the protein is encoded by the coding sequence ATGTACGAGACCATCCTCGTCCCGACCGACGGAAGTGCGGGTGCGGGTGCCGCGACCGACCTCGCCGTCGACCTCGCGCGACAGTACGACGCCGCGGTCCGGGCGCTGTTCGTCGTCGACACGACCGCCCTCCCCGCGGACGCCGCCGCGGCGTACGTCGACGACGCCCTGGAGGAGATCGGCGAGGAGGCGACCGCAGCGGTCCGTGACCGCGCCGAGGCCGCAGGCGTGACCGTCGCCGCGACCGACATCGGCTACGGTGCCCCCCACCGCCAGATACTGGAGTACGCCGAGGACAACGGCGTCGACCTCATCGTCATCGGGACGCACGGCCGGCGGGGCATCGACCGCCTGCTGATGGGGAGCGTCGCGGAGAAGGTGGTCCGGTTGTCGCCGGTGCCCGTGTTGACGACACGGGCGGCGGAGGAGCAAGCGGAGTAG
- a CDS encoding DUF7521 family protein, with product MSEFTLAVVAFKTLTLALGGVITYFAFKAYRRTRARALGALSLGFAVVTLGSLLAGAAQQGLGVDADLVLLIESALTALGFAIITYSLYTD from the coding sequence ATGAGCGAGTTCACCCTCGCCGTCGTCGCGTTCAAGACGCTGACGCTCGCCCTCGGCGGCGTCATCACCTACTTCGCGTTCAAGGCCTACCGGCGGACACGGGCGCGTGCGCTGGGCGCCCTCTCGCTCGGCTTCGCCGTCGTCACGCTCGGGTCGTTGCTCGCCGGCGCCGCCCAGCAGGGCCTCGGCGTCGACGCCGACCTCGTGTTGCTCATCGAGAGCGCCCTCACCGCCCTCGGGTTCGCCATCATCACCTACTCGCTGTACACCGACTGA
- a CDS encoding winged helix-turn-helix domain-containing protein, translating into MARPRRRDGPEVQAVLAALEDATSQRIIAALDDPMTASELAESCDVPLSTTYRKLDALSDASLVAEETELRRDGHHTTRYRRDFESVVVSLTDDNDLSVAVERPATPDGRLERMWDEVRRETR; encoded by the coding sequence ATGGCGCGACCGCGACGGCGGGACGGGCCCGAGGTGCAGGCGGTCCTCGCCGCTCTCGAGGACGCGACCAGCCAGCGTATCATCGCGGCACTGGACGACCCCATGACGGCAAGCGAACTCGCGGAGAGCTGTGACGTCCCGCTCTCGACGACCTACCGGAAGCTCGACGCCCTGAGCGACGCCTCGCTGGTCGCCGAGGAGACGGAACTGCGTCGCGACGGCCACCACACCACGCGCTACCGGCGCGACTTCGAGTCGGTCGTCGTCTCGCTCACGGACGACAACGACCTGTCGGTGGCCGTCGAACGGCCCGCCACGCCTGACGGCCGCCTCGAACGCATGTGGGACGAGGTACGGAGGGAGACGCGATGA
- a CDS encoding MFS transporter has product MRVPRPATSVTSPRRALATVVLVVFVDLLGFGIVIPILPFYVRSFGVSDVFIGLLAASYSLMQFGFAPLLGRLSDERGRRPVLMLSLAGSAVAWTVFGLAGEVGALLGVTGGVATLFFSRMVAGAMGGNIATAQAYVADVTPRERRAGALGLVGASFALGFIFGPALGGVLASDAVVAGARRVFPAFVPATRFSLPSFGAASLSLLSLLLAALFLAEPERTRRAGGETLLGQFRTALSDPDLRGLVAAFFLVSLAFSGVQVMFIPFVADVYGYDASQAAALLTYVGVLGVLNQGVLVGRLSRRYGDRPLALVGAGVLAVALAGLPLAPALGRRAFGALAVPLAPEVVALLVVLALLSFGNSLLNVSLATLVSAGASDDAQGSAFGVTQGAGSLGRTVGPPAMALLYAAVAVWAPFALGALLVVPILALLGWAAGRPAATPVD; this is encoded by the coding sequence ATGCGTGTACCGCGCCCGGCGACGTCCGTGACCTCCCCGCGTCGGGCCCTCGCGACGGTCGTCCTCGTGGTCTTCGTCGACCTGCTCGGGTTCGGCATCGTCATCCCCATCCTCCCGTTCTACGTCCGGAGCTTCGGCGTGAGCGACGTGTTCATCGGGCTGCTCGCGGCCTCCTACTCGCTCATGCAGTTCGGCTTCGCGCCGCTGCTCGGGCGACTCTCCGACGAGCGGGGCCGCCGCCCCGTGCTCATGCTCTCGCTGGCGGGGAGCGCCGTCGCGTGGACGGTGTTCGGCCTCGCCGGGGAGGTCGGTGCCCTCCTCGGAGTGACGGGCGGCGTCGCCACGCTCTTCTTCTCGCGGATGGTCGCGGGCGCGATGGGCGGCAACATCGCGACGGCACAGGCGTACGTCGCGGACGTCACCCCACGCGAGCGGCGCGCGGGCGCGCTCGGTCTCGTCGGCGCGTCGTTCGCCCTCGGGTTCATCTTCGGGCCGGCGCTCGGCGGCGTCCTCGCGAGCGACGCGGTCGTCGCCGGTGCGCGACGGGTCTTCCCCGCGTTCGTCCCCGCGACGCGCTTCTCGCTGCCGAGTTTCGGCGCCGCGAGCCTCAGCCTGCTCAGCCTCCTGCTCGCCGCGCTCTTCCTCGCGGAACCGGAGCGCACCCGCCGGGCGGGCGGCGAGACGCTCCTCGGGCAGTTCCGGACGGCGCTGTCGGACCCCGACCTGCGGGGGCTGGTGGCCGCGTTCTTCCTCGTCTCGCTGGCCTTCTCCGGCGTGCAGGTGATGTTCATCCCGTTCGTCGCCGACGTCTACGGCTACGACGCCTCGCAGGCGGCCGCCCTGCTCACCTACGTCGGCGTCCTCGGCGTGCTCAACCAGGGGGTGCTCGTCGGGCGCCTCTCGCGGCGCTACGGCGACCGGCCGCTGGCGCTCGTCGGGGCCGGGGTGCTGGCCGTCGCGCTCGCGGGCCTCCCGCTGGCGCCCGCGCTCGGCCGGCGCGCGTTCGGCGCGCTCGCTGTCCCGCTCGCCCCTGAGGTGGTCGCGCTGCTGGTCGTCCTCGCGCTCCTCTCGTTCGGCAACAGCCTGCTGAACGTCTCGCTCGCGACGCTCGTCTCCGCGGGCGCGAGCGACGACGCCCAGGGGAGCGCCTTCGGCGTCACGCAGGGGGCGGGGAGCCTCGGCCGGACCGTCGGCCCGCCCGCGATGGCGCTGCTGTACGCCGCCGTCGCCGTCTGGGCGCCGTTCGCTCTCGGCGCGCTGCTGGTCGTCCCCATCCTCGCGCTGCTGGGGTGGGCCGCCGGCCGACCCGCGGCGACCCCGGTCGACTGA
- a CDS encoding FG-GAP repeat domain-containing protein, with product MRFRHERIDARPPCGRLSWCLTTDLTGNGRPDVVVGAQGRYPVVDAGGRELKLRLLPGVDRLLPRFETNLFWYENPGWERHTLATERDLELDVGAALHDVDGDGRLDLLVGQGHDHTDVYWYRQPEDPRDPWEQHLLTDSFRKYHDLAVGDVDDDGEPEVVGLSQEAEAVFYYDVPDDPTVEPWPDSHCHVVDEGHRVEGVHVGDVDGDGETELVAGTNIYHRNGDGWRRETVVEGWDDVRVAVADLDGDGEDEIVLAEGDSPIYGTHPAQLAWFDGPDWTPHLLRDDLYCPHSLQIGDVTGNGHPDIYVAEMGLRENDDPVHLLFENRGDGEFEEHVVARGIPTHEAKLVDMDGDGRLDVVGKSYGPAHHVDVWYNEAD from the coding sequence ATGCGATTTCGTCACGAGCGCATCGACGCGCGTCCCCCCTGCGGTCGGCTGAGCTGGTGTCTGACGACCGACCTGACCGGCAACGGCCGGCCGGACGTCGTCGTCGGCGCGCAGGGTCGGTACCCCGTCGTCGACGCCGGCGGACGCGAGCTCAAACTGCGGCTGCTGCCGGGGGTCGACCGACTGCTCCCCCGCTTCGAGACGAACCTCTTCTGGTACGAGAACCCCGGCTGGGAGCGCCACACGCTCGCGACCGAGCGCGACCTCGAACTCGACGTGGGCGCCGCCCTCCACGACGTGGACGGCGACGGCCGCCTCGACCTCCTCGTCGGGCAGGGTCACGACCACACGGACGTCTACTGGTACCGCCAGCCCGAGGACCCCCGCGACCCGTGGGAACAGCACCTCCTCACGGACTCCTTCCGGAAGTACCACGACCTCGCGGTCGGCGACGTCGACGACGACGGCGAACCGGAGGTCGTCGGCCTCTCCCAGGAGGCCGAGGCGGTCTTCTACTACGACGTCCCCGACGACCCGACCGTCGAGCCGTGGCCCGACTCGCACTGCCACGTCGTCGACGAGGGGCACCGCGTCGAGGGCGTCCACGTCGGGGACGTCGACGGCGACGGCGAGACGGAACTCGTCGCCGGGACGAACATCTACCACCGGAACGGCGACGGCTGGAGGCGGGAAACCGTCGTCGAGGGCTGGGACGACGTCCGGGTGGCCGTCGCCGACCTCGACGGCGACGGCGAGGACGAGATCGTCCTCGCGGAGGGGGACTCGCCCATCTACGGCACCCACCCCGCGCAGCTGGCGTGGTTCGACGGCCCCGACTGGACGCCCCACCTCCTGCGCGACGACCTCTACTGCCCACACAGCCTCCAGATAGGGGACGTGACCGGGAACGGTCACCCCGACATCTACGTCGCCGAGATGGGCCTGCGCGAGAACGACGACCCCGTCCACCTGCTGTTCGAGAACCGGGGCGACGGCGAGTTCGAGGAGCACGTCGTCGCCCGCGGTATCCCGACCCACGAGGCGAAGCTCGTCGATATGGACGGCGACGGCCGCCTCGACGTCGTCGGGAAGTCCTACGGCCCCGCCCACCACGTCGACGTCTGGTACAACGAGGCGGACTGA
- a CDS encoding NAD-dependent epimerase/dehydratase family protein, which translates to MEPATLDGRTVLVTGGAGFIGSHLVDALCEGCDVRVLDDLSTGRRDHVHPEATLFEGDLCDEGVLDAATEDVDVVFHEAANASVARSVAAPRASHRTNATGTLAVLEAARRADARVVAASSTAIYGDPTTVPVTESEPTTPLSPYGVEKLAADHYVRLYADLYGLDTVALRYFNVYGPRQACTDYSSVITTFLEQACSGQPITVEGDGDQRRDFVHVRDVVSANLLAATTDRVGEAYNVGTGDSVSVAELAALVVELTGARSDVVSVDPRPGDITVSRADISKARAELGYEPSVSLREGLTQLVVGDGPARPSATSGRPV; encoded by the coding sequence ATGGAACCGGCGACACTCGACGGCCGGACGGTCCTGGTGACCGGCGGGGCGGGGTTCATCGGGAGCCACCTCGTCGACGCCCTCTGCGAAGGGTGTGACGTGCGCGTCCTCGACGACCTCTCGACGGGCCGGCGCGACCACGTCCACCCCGAGGCGACGCTGTTCGAGGGCGACCTCTGCGACGAGGGCGTCCTCGACGCGGCCACGGAGGACGTCGACGTGGTCTTTCACGAGGCGGCGAACGCGAGCGTCGCCCGCTCGGTGGCCGCCCCGCGCGCGAGCCACCGGACGAACGCCACCGGGACGCTCGCGGTCCTGGAGGCGGCCCGTCGCGCGGACGCGCGCGTCGTCGCCGCCTCGAGCACGGCCATCTACGGCGACCCGACGACCGTCCCCGTGACGGAGTCGGAGCCGACGACGCCGCTCTCGCCCTACGGCGTGGAGAAACTCGCCGCGGACCACTACGTGCGGCTCTACGCCGACCTGTACGGCCTCGACACCGTCGCGCTGCGTTACTTCAACGTCTACGGCCCGCGACAGGCGTGTACGGACTACAGCAGCGTCATCACGACGTTCCTCGAGCAGGCCTGTAGCGGCCAGCCCATCACCGTCGAGGGCGACGGCGACCAGCGACGGGACTTCGTCCACGTGCGCGACGTGGTCAGTGCGAACCTGCTGGCCGCGACCACCGACCGTGTCGGCGAGGCGTACAACGTCGGGACGGGCGACAGCGTGAGCGTCGCGGAGCTCGCCGCGCTGGTCGTCGAACTGACCGGGGCGCGAAGCGACGTCGTCAGCGTCGACCCACGCCCCGGGGACATCACCGTCAGCCGGGCCGACATCTCGAAGGCGCGGGCCGAACTGGGCTACGAGCCCTCGGTCTCGCTCCGCGAGGGGCTCACCCAGCTCGTCGTCGGCGACGGGCCGGCGCGACCGTCAGCGACGAGTGGACGGCCGGTCTGA
- a CDS encoding DUF7344 domain-containing protein, with protein sequence MSQTQLESTDAASSATDSADAGEPTLALDTVFEILKNRRRRDILNYLWEHDGVANIGELAEHIAAAENGIEVAALSSAQRKRVYIGLYQCHLPKMDDAAIVDFDKHRGTIALRDSAAQLTRYLDGESDTTDPMPKGNLAVALGTATVVAAGIGVGVAPLVLTFVSTAALLLVTANQVRAGTGDGDEEASLPGGFDYPGTERSTS encoded by the coding sequence ATGAGCCAAACACAACTCGAATCGACCGACGCAGCGTCGTCAGCGACCGACTCAGCTGACGCGGGGGAACCGACACTGGCGCTCGACACGGTGTTCGAAATCCTGAAGAACCGTCGTCGCCGCGACATCCTGAACTACCTCTGGGAACACGACGGCGTCGCCAACATCGGTGAACTGGCGGAGCACATCGCGGCGGCGGAGAACGGCATCGAGGTGGCCGCGCTGTCGTCGGCCCAGCGAAAGCGCGTCTACATCGGCCTGTACCAGTGTCACCTCCCGAAGATGGACGACGCTGCCATCGTCGACTTCGACAAGCACCGCGGGACCATCGCGCTGCGCGACAGCGCGGCGCAGTTGACCCGCTACCTCGACGGGGAGTCCGACACGACCGACCCGATGCCGAAGGGGAACCTCGCCGTCGCCCTCGGCACCGCCACCGTCGTCGCGGCGGGTATCGGCGTCGGCGTCGCACCGCTCGTACTGACGTTCGTCAGCACGGCCGCCCTCCTGCTGGTGACGGCGAACCAGGTCCGCGCGGGCACCGGCGACGGCGACGAGGAGGCGTCGCTGCCGGGCGGGTTCGACTACCCCGGTACCGAGCGGTCGACGAGCTGA
- the glmS gene encoding glutamine--fructose-6-phosphate transaminase (isomerizing) translates to MCGITAYVGTDDAVGGLLTGLSNLEYRGYDSAGIAIKNGSGLEVVKREGELARLREAVGSDRPTGAIGIGHTRWSTHGPPTDANAHPHQDCSGRIAVVHNGIIDNYQQLREELSAAGHTFESDTDTEVVPHLIETELDAGKSPNEAFRAAIARLDGSYAIACLVDGADVVYATRKGSPLVLGRADGRYFLASDIPAFREFTDEVVYLEDGDVVVVRPGGYEITDPAGIPVTRPVETVDWEPEAAGKSGYPHYMLKEIHEQPESLRQTLHGRVDALAGAVELEDFPPGTFEDVRQVQFVAMGTSYHAGLYAASMLTERGVPAHAYMAGEYADCPPPVDGRTLVVSVTQSGETADTLNAVKRARSGGARTLALTNVVGSSITRQCDDALFIRAGPEIGVAATKTFSSQVAALALLAERVASDVSGVASAGARDLLDALSELPGDVQRILDSDDARDVAEALYGCDAYFFIGRGPAYSVALEGALKMKEISYEHAEGFAASELKHGPLALVTSETPVFGVLTGDDETKAVNNLMEVQARGAPVILVARGRHTEAASFADYVLEVPETHPEVAGILANVQLQLVAYHAADLLGRPIDKPRNLAKSVTVE, encoded by the coding sequence ATGTGCGGCATCACCGCGTACGTCGGCACGGACGACGCCGTCGGCGGCCTCCTCACCGGCCTCTCGAACCTCGAGTACCGGGGGTACGACTCCGCGGGCATCGCCATCAAGAACGGGAGCGGACTGGAGGTCGTCAAGCGCGAGGGCGAACTGGCGCGCCTCCGCGAGGCCGTCGGTAGCGACCGCCCGACGGGGGCCATCGGCATCGGCCACACCCGCTGGTCGACGCACGGCCCGCCCACCGACGCGAACGCACACCCCCACCAGGACTGCTCGGGGCGCATCGCCGTCGTCCACAACGGCATCATCGACAACTACCAGCAGCTGCGCGAGGAGCTCTCGGCGGCCGGCCACACCTTCGAGAGCGACACCGACACCGAGGTCGTCCCCCACCTCATCGAGACGGAACTGGACGCCGGGAAGTCGCCGAACGAGGCGTTCCGGGCGGCCATCGCCCGCCTCGACGGGAGCTACGCCATCGCCTGCCTCGTCGACGGCGCGGACGTGGTCTACGCGACGCGCAAGGGCTCGCCGCTGGTGCTCGGGCGCGCGGACGGCCGGTACTTCCTCGCGAGCGACATCCCCGCGTTCCGGGAGTTCACCGACGAGGTCGTCTACCTGGAGGACGGCGACGTGGTCGTCGTCCGCCCCGGCGGCTACGAGATAACCGACCCGGCCGGCATCCCGGTGACGCGACCGGTCGAGACCGTCGACTGGGAGCCGGAGGCGGCGGGGAAGTCGGGGTATCCCCACTACATGCTGAAGGAGATACACGAACAGCCCGAGTCCCTCCGTCAAACGCTCCACGGGCGCGTCGACGCGCTGGCCGGCGCCGTCGAACTCGAGGACTTCCCGCCCGGGACGTTCGAGGACGTCCGACAGGTCCAGTTCGTCGCCATGGGCACCTCCTACCACGCGGGGCTGTACGCCGCGTCGATGCTCACCGAGCGCGGCGTCCCCGCCCACGCCTACATGGCCGGCGAGTACGCCGACTGCCCGCCGCCGGTCGACGGGCGGACGCTGGTCGTCTCGGTCACCCAGAGCGGGGAGACGGCGGACACGCTGAACGCGGTCAAGCGCGCCCGCAGCGGCGGCGCGCGCACCCTCGCGCTCACGAACGTGGTCGGGTCGAGCATCACCCGCCAGTGCGACGACGCGCTGTTCATCCGGGCCGGCCCGGAGATCGGCGTCGCCGCCACGAAGACGTTCTCCTCGCAGGTCGCCGCGCTGGCGCTGCTCGCCGAGCGCGTCGCGAGCGACGTCAGCGGGGTGGCGAGCGCCGGCGCGCGCGACCTCCTCGACGCGCTCTCGGAACTCCCCGGCGACGTCCAGCGTATCCTCGACAGCGACGACGCCCGCGACGTCGCGGAGGCGCTCTACGGCTGTGACGCCTACTTCTTTATCGGGCGGGGCCCCGCCTACTCGGTCGCGCTGGAGGGGGCGCTGAAGATGAAGGAGATAAGCTACGAGCACGCGGAGGGGTTCGCCGCCTCCGAGCTGAAACACGGCCCGCTCGCGCTCGTCACGAGCGAGACGCCCGTCTTCGGCGTCCTGACCGGCGACGACGAGACGAAGGCCGTCAACAACCTCATGGAGGTCCAGGCCCGCGGCGCACCCGTCATCCTCGTCGCACGCGGACGACACACCGAGGCGGCCTCGTTCGCGGACTACGTCCTCGAGGTACCCGAGACCCACCCAGAGGTCGCCGGCATCCTCGCGAACGTCCAGCTCCAGCTCGTCGCCTACCACGCCGCCGACCTCCTCGGCCGCCCCATCGACAAACCGCGCAACCTCGCGAAAAGTGTCACGGTCGAGTGA
- a CDS encoding ArsR/SmtB family transcription factor — MSDGGPDDLTVLDYLGDEVARNVLVACADGTRNVSELAGHCDVSEATIYRRLNRLIEAGLLEERTRIGKGAVSGGKEYRTAVRHVAVDLDAEGVSVRVDDPEGGDEPLPTFTVFDPNGRDETGTRVVDIQLKLPEHLFSEFLSVWAELNRRAERDDVDHGSMGDLAE; from the coding sequence ATGAGCGACGGGGGGCCCGACGACCTGACCGTCCTCGATTACCTCGGCGACGAGGTGGCGCGGAACGTCCTCGTGGCCTGCGCCGACGGGACCCGGAACGTCAGCGAACTGGCCGGCCACTGTGACGTCTCCGAGGCGACCATCTACCGGCGGCTGAACCGCCTCATCGAGGCTGGTCTCCTGGAGGAGCGCACCCGCATCGGCAAGGGGGCCGTCTCGGGGGGGAAGGAGTACCGGACCGCGGTTCGACACGTCGCCGTCGACCTCGACGCCGAGGGCGTCTCGGTCCGGGTCGACGACCCGGAGGGCGGCGACGAACCGCTCCCGACGTTCACCGTCTTCGACCCGAACGGGCGCGACGAAACCGGGACACGCGTCGTCGACATCCAGTTGAAGCTCCCCGAACACCTCTTCAGCGAGTTCCTCTCGGTGTGGGCGGAACTGAACAGGCGTGCCGAACGCGACGACGTCGACCACGGGTCGATGGGGGACCTCGCCGAATGA
- a CDS encoding NAD-dependent epimerase/dehydratase family protein, with translation MSERALVTGATGFLGSHLCEALVEEGWDVTGTRRPTSDATALADVDMAWRTMDVLDPDSVRAAVEGHDVVFHLAGIGLQAGDAATVERVNRDGTEHVLAASEADDVERVVFTSTAGTRRAAGVASEADVARPIGAYQRGKAAAEELCDEYGDRGLDVVTVHPTSIFGPRDDDFTGRLFTLVENPLAVVHPPGGASFVGVSDVVDGTVAAAERGEAGAHYILGGENLTYAEALTVIATLVGGRKPAMELPPALIRAAGPVVGVVNDRLGTRMFPFDGEMARLSTKRLFYSSEKAREDLGYTYQPLRDLVPDAWAWYRNAAGR, from the coding sequence ATGAGTGAGCGCGCGCTCGTCACCGGCGCGACCGGCTTCCTCGGTTCGCACCTCTGTGAGGCGCTCGTCGAGGAGGGGTGGGACGTCACCGGGACGCGCCGGCCCACCTCCGACGCGACGGCGCTCGCCGACGTCGACATGGCCTGGCGGACGATGGACGTCCTCGACCCCGACTCGGTCCGGGCGGCCGTCGAGGGCCACGACGTCGTCTTCCACCTCGCGGGCATCGGCCTGCAGGCGGGCGACGCGGCCACCGTCGAGCGGGTGAACCGCGACGGGACCGAGCACGTCCTCGCCGCAAGCGAGGCGGACGACGTCGAGCGCGTCGTCTTCACCAGCACCGCCGGGACGCGCCGGGCGGCCGGCGTCGCGAGCGAGGCGGACGTCGCCCGTCCCATCGGCGCCTACCAGCGCGGGAAGGCCGCCGCCGAGGAGCTGTGCGACGAGTACGGCGACCGGGGACTGGACGTCGTCACCGTCCACCCCACGTCCATCTTCGGCCCGCGCGACGACGACTTCACGGGGCGGCTGTTCACGCTCGTCGAGAACCCGCTCGCGGTCGTCCACCCCCCGGGCGGCGCGAGTTTCGTCGGCGTGAGCGACGTCGTCGACGGCACCGTCGCCGCAGCGGAGCGCGGCGAGGCGGGCGCCCACTACATCCTCGGCGGCGAGAACCTCACCTACGCCGAGGCGCTCACCGTCATCGCCACGCTGGTCGGGGGCCGGAAGCCGGCGATGGAACTCCCCCCCGCGCTCATCCGGGCGGCGGGACCGGTCGTCGGCGTCGTGAACGACCGCCTCGGGACGCGGATGTTCCCCTTCGACGGCGAGATGGCGCGGCTCTCGACGAAACGGCTGTTCTACAGCAGCGAGAAGGCGCGCGAGGACCTCGGCTACACCTACCAGCCGCTCAGGGACCTGGTTCCGGACGCCTGGGCGTGGTACAGAAACGCCGCGGGACGATAA